In Juglans microcarpa x Juglans regia isolate MS1-56 chromosome 1S, Jm3101_v1.0, whole genome shotgun sequence, the genomic stretch TCTATATgttctattaatattataagtttATTATGTTAGCCGACATTCTGAAGATCATAAGTTATTAAGGTGATCATTCTCTTATAATCAGATCaattctttaataaattaatcgTATGTAGTAGGTAAGTTAATTCCACGTTTATTATATTCAATATTGTGGAGCATAGaacaatatcatatatatatccCCATAAAATTATACTTCCATACATTACCCCCCCAGAAAAAAAAGGCGTTGCATTACATGACATGTTTTGTTACACATCATGTGATAGTGGCCGTTTGGAATGGGATACACTGAATGTATGCTGCCATGATTTAGAGTAGCGACGACAGCTAAAATCTCGTAGACATGAAGAACATGTACGTACTGTGATTTTGCTGTGTTTCTTAATTTCTGGAGAAATGAATGAGAATGGTAGATTATGGATTTATTTACGTACATCTTTCTACATGCTTTTGGACTTAGCGTTCCATGCTTTTGGATGAAAGTCAGTAGAGGGAAATTAGGATATATACATGAAGGGAAGATTTAGAATTCCAATTCAAATGGAGAAAGGAGAGGAACCAGAGAGATTACTGGGCtgagttgtttttttttctttttctttttctttttttttttttttttttttttttttttttcaccaccATCAATAGGTAGGAGCTAGCCCCAGGTACGTGGATTATATAGAATTGGGAAAATCAGTCACACATGAAAAGAGTTGGTGTAAATGCAAGAGAGTTCTTTAAAGAGTTTCATTTCGTAACTAAATTTGGTGTAACGcactttatttactttatgtatttgattgattatcaaattatttcattatatattaatcactaactaatttgttgattgaattgGTATAACGTAGTAATACAATGCAATGATACTTGAGTAATTTCAGTTGGTaacttatatagaaattatatatatatatatatacgagtTTTATTGTAAACTATCTATGCATGACCCCTACCTAGCTAGCTCGGTATATATAGTATCTGTTAAAAACAATGCTTGTcttcattataaattttctcatctcaGATATGTTACCTTTCAGTGGATTCAAAGATAACCGTTTAAATGGAGAACAACTTAATTATATGAGAAACATTAGTCGGTCTAACTAGGTTAAAAAAACTCAGAATAAAAAACcagcatttttcatttgttaattACACTTCTAAAGATCAAATTAGATTGTAAGATAACACAATTCATTTTGTCGTTATTTCGAGTAACAAATCGAAAGATGAAGGTTCATATCTGCTAGATTACTTGAGACGGTAATTATCGAAGATCAAATTGGATTAATTGATATGGTCAATTTAAGCTTGTAAAAGATGAATGTGGTTAAATCAGTTTACTTTTAAGGAGGATCCGAAGGGTCTTTACTAACATTTAGGCAGCAACAGATGGAAGAACAAGAAAGCCTACAAAACCATATATACCATCCTAATTGGTTCTAGGCTTTTTAGCCTTTGCCGGTAGCAGACAACATACCAAGGGTCAAAAATCAGTAACATCAACAGGACTTCATCTATGGTTGTGTTTCCCTTTGGCTAAGTTCTTTAAGAAATTCCAGCTAAGCTTTGATTTTTTGGTGGAACATTCTGTGTATATCATGTGTCGTATCTGTCTCTATATGGGAGCTAGCTAGCCTTGCTTGTAGTTTTTCAATGTGTCGCAACAAGAAAAACAGAATAGTGGTCTTCTTGTGCTTCTTAACCATGACCAATTAACAATGGTACTGCTTGGTGATGAACAGCTAAAACCGAaaaacagatatatatatatatatatatatatatatatatatatatataaacgtatAAAGTAGGTTTCATACTATTTTATAGCTACCCCATTTAATTTCTCGATCAGTATTAAATGTtcaataagttttataaatCCTACATCACGTGTCTATTGATCTCTCACACTCAGCTTagctcatttgttttcacaattcttttcatctcatttcatctaatcattacaattttttcaaattttcacataaaataaaataaataatttaattttttcaaatcctaaaacaaaaataatattaaaaaaatatattctaacaatgttttattcaacttttaattttaatctcaacttatctcatctcatctcatctgtaaaaacaaaccagGTAGTTTCTCGGAATAACTCTTACTCAGTGGAAGCAAAGTAATTAAATGCAAGATCACTTATTTGTACTAGAGTTGGGGAAAACGACGTCATTAACATAAGCGCAATACTTGTTGGCGATTGGGTAATCAATAACATTAAAGCTGGTGGAATTGGTCAAATTCAAGCACTAGGAAGGCCAATCAATATGAAGAATCTTAGAAAGCATTTGATACTTTTGGGTCGAATAAAAGGCTAACTAACTTTTATGTCGTTAAAGCAAAAGGTGTTAACTTTGGCCCGGTAATACCTGACGATATATGCTTTGTATTCACTGCAATGCACTTTTTGTTGAAGCTTTTATGTCGTTGGGACGATAATGAGAAAACTAGGCCAATCAATATGAGAGTGAGGAGCTATTTCCTCCCATCTACatgtttttttctcaattaaTGCTCTTGTCCCCTTTTTGTAACTCtagtttcaaattttgatttataaCTTTCCGTCCACCTACAAGGCACACACGACCCATCAAATGTCCCCCATGCAGTTAATCTTCAAGTTTACTAGAGTAGCAACTCCACGAGATAGGTGCACAAGTGTCGCATGTCGCCATGCCATTATGCTTTATAGAGAGCCACACGCGTCGCTTCTATAGACTCCTAGGCCTCCTCTCTCCTAGATATAGCAAAACCTTGGATGTATCCTATCTTAggtctcgtttttttttttacaaccgttttgatctgatcttatctaattattataatttttttaaattttcataaaaaataaaataaacaattcaacttttcaaatcttaaaataaaaataatattaaaaaattatattctaacaatattttattcaattttcaaattttatctcaGCTCATGTCACTTTCTACCGCTAAGGATTTCAAGGATAAGCATCAATAACAACATCACAATTGATTATAAGGTATAATTGTGATTTCAAAcacaactattaaaaaattttcaattgacaTTGCCTTGGGATTGGGTTCTGAAGTTAGGATCGACTCAAcaccttttattttaattcatagCTTATAAGATTTGACATGGTATGCACAGATGCTTGCAAGTATTAAGCTAAGATCTAACGGATAATTGTGAGAAAAACTATTTGCAATAAACAACAATGCatggcttaaaaaaaaaaaaaaaaaaaaaaaagggtgggggggggggggggagaagaaagaagaaaacaacaacaatggCATATAAAGAGGTAGTGTATTCATCCAAAACAGGAATTCCACAAGTTGGTGCAAGTAGCATAGCAAGAAACAGAGAGGAAGCATATCATTTTCGAGAATTTCGGCACATCGATCAAGCCAGAGATATCCAACATTGTGGCTCTTCGAACATACCATGAGTATCACAAACATCTCTAGATACTAGGCCCCACTTTTCGCAGACACGTGTCATCACCTGCTTCTTCCTTTCAGGTTGCCTGCTTTTGATTCTCCCCAATAATCATCTCCCTTTGACCTTTCCTTTGTAGCACACTAgcataaatctcacaatcagAATTTCCAgcggagagaagaagaaaatgaaggtgAGTGAGTAGAACATGTATTCTCTTTTCTAGATAGACCATCTGTATCTCTCAGAGCTCTTATGGATTGACTCCCTCTctgttttatcttctttctctGTCACAGATCTTCAACTGGGTGCACAAGAGGTTTCATCATACCGTCCTTAAGGGTTTGATTATTTCCCGACTTTGGTCTTTATTGATTCCTACCATAAAGAATTCACAGTTTTTGCTCAAATATTCCTTgcatcaattttaaaatactatgTTATCGTCTTGTTCAACCATTCAGTTAAATGTTAAGTGTTTGTCACTTCAGAAAGCTTTTATGATCTATCTGCATTTTGTGTTTTTGCACAGATGGGCTTGCTGGAAATGTGAAAACAACTGAATTGGCTACAAAAAACACTGACAAGCAGGCGTTACTCAAACAAGTTGCTCTTGTTGAAGTGCTTGATGGCTGGAGGGATGGCATTCTTACCATTGGAACGTTGGGATTCGACCCTCTAAAACCCTTCAACCAACGAAACGAGTATTTGGTCTTGCAAAGCGAGGAAGAGGATGAGCAGAATGAAGAAGGTGAATATTCAAGCGATGGTGATGATGACAACGAAGAAAATGTCGAACATGAAGAACTGAATCCATTGATGTCCACAACATTTGGACACAGTTTTGAAGATTTCGAATCCAATCCTGATAATGGCAACcttgatggtgatgatgatgttcCTCTAACTCCATTTATGGGGTCTCCAGGACTCAATGCTGAGTTGAACAGGGATGGGGAGcaacagaaaaagaaaggagaaagaatAACACTGGCTGATCTTTTCATGGCTGATGCTGATGTTGAAGGGGAATTTGATTCTGGAAAAGTCCCAAATTCAGGGGAAAAGCCAGTTCTTAAAGCAAAGAATGGCCTCTCTTTTGCCAAGAAGTTTATTCCTCGTGTAAAAGAAGATTCACGTCCGATCCAAAACTTGCAACGAGTGAGTAATGTTGTTTTATTACAAAACCCTCTCTTGAGACGGAGGAATATAACAACCGATATCCATTATTAAGCTTACtataatgatttttcttttattatagtttttaaCTAGGAAGTGGTAGCTTGTTATAATGGAGTATGCTATGTTTGATGAATTGGTTTTAATAATTTGCAATAATGGTGTAGCTGATGAAGAAGATGTTGAAGAGGAAGATCCAtccagattttgatgcaaagatgCAGAAATCAGATTGCCTGAAGCCTGGTGCAATAGGACCTGTTCCCAATGTCAAACATGGAGACTCTGAGTTCATCACTCTTCTTCCTACTCAAGGTAATTCTTCTAAATTTAACTAGAGCCCTAGTTTTTTTCCCCAACCATCTCATTTCCCAGATTGTTAGCAAAGAAAATTAAGAGCATACAGCTGAAATGTTAAGTACAAATGGGTGTGCCTACACAGCCTGATCTTGTCAATCTTGAACCCCAAATGATTGGGACACAGTCACACATATGTTCCATATCCAAGCGCTACCATGACCACGACCACGACCACAtccatgtctctctctctatgttttAGCATTTTCCGGGAGAGAGAAAACTAAATGATGTCCCTACAATCTTACtcgtaaaaaatttatttgcaagtCTGTTTATTAAAAGAACGAGTATAGAGTCTCATTCGGTCTTCTAATTTCAAGAGTGATTCATTGATGTTTGTCTACAAGTGAATTAATTATGAGAATCTAAGCCAAAAGTATATGGAATTAGTTTGACCCAGGTGGTTTGTGCTCAAAAATAATTCCATAGCCATTTTACCCTAAAGCCCTAGCCTTCTTTCTTGTACCATACTCAACCGTTTAACCTGTTCTAGTTGTAAGTACTCTCCAACTGCCATGCATGAGAGGGCCAGTGTGGGCTCACAACAAAGAAGCCATCCTTACTGTCATTTTCCATATGATAAAATTCGTCAAGTGCTAATGGGTCCCTTCTACAGTACAAAAATAACTCTAGGAACTCCTTTTGTTTGGATActtaactcctctcaacttatcattacaatttttttaaattttaacacaaaatataataaagaattcaatttcttcaaatatcaaaataataataatattaaaaaataatattttaacaatattttatcatctcaactcaactcactttaacatccaaacgcaaccttaatatTGGGTAATAAATCCAACCAGGAAGGGTTCCtcctttaattatatatatattcaaatcatTCTGTTATCATATGGATGATATTTAATAGTGGTTGCAGTTTAATCTGTTTAACTCTACtccatttgttttttgaaatgaaataatattacGAGAGATGTTCGAGATTGCTGGGTTTGGATACATAAACTtccttatctcatctcatcttatcattacaacttttataaatttttatataaaaatataataaacaattcaacattttcaaattttaaaataaaaataatactaaaaaattatatctaataatattttattcaactacttTTCAAAAcatccaatctcatctcatctgaactattgatcaaaacccaataaatcaTCTTATTGGGTCAATATGTCTTCCACGCTTAAAAATTCGGATcaaaatcaaactcatttaTGCATTTGATCAATTAACTCATTTAattgtaattaaaattagatgTGGGTTTTGTTGATACCTTTGCCCCCTTGCTGCAGGTGCTACAGTGGATCTTTGATTAAGGACCTGGTTCCTAGAGATTGTTTTTTTGTGATTGCtatgatgaaataatttttcaagGACAGTAATTTCTGAGGTTCTCTTTGTATATGAACTGTTGGATCATGTATTTCTCTTGTGCAACTTTCTTCGATGTTTTAGGTTTCAGTGTATGATGGAAGTTTGGTTTGTCCCGTAACTGATGCACTATGATGGTTTATGCTTTGAAAACTTGCAGGCAATAGGAATTCAATGCAAACAATTGCATCAGTACTATTGCACATTTTTTTGGCAACCTTCTCAACCTGTTGTTTCTTTTAACATTTTACAAACCCAAGTACGGCTTAAGTACTTTTAGAAgaattaaatattgaaaaagattatgTTAAGTCTAGTCTTATAATCTCAACAACACATCATGCTATACAATTagtaatatgaaaaatgctatttgtatttaagaaaaatttacaaaaaacttacttctccacatatcagttattgatatacagaaagttataaaatttgaaatttgaaattttaatttaaaaataaaactgacaAAATGAATCTTGTAAGTAAAACTTTGCTCTTGCTAAATCATACCATCTACGACCGTTTATGCTATTtgttgaattaaaatataaataaaattacgtATATCATTAAATTAAGTTAGCAGATGAAACATAATATTTCCAATTAAgttaataattctttttttttttttttttaatttcctcaaATTTCTCTCTTGTTGTAGAATGGATTTGAACAATTTCAAATGCATCATCCTCAATTATCAATCTTTGCAGGCCCAAATCTTAATTACCAATCAATAGGTGATCCGCTGTTGCAAAGAGCATAAGGAAGCCCACTACCATTTAACAGAGGAATCCCAGTTGAACTTTTAAAGTATCTGTTAGTGGGCTGAACCCATCTATCATAGGGCCCATGTCTTCTTCCTATTCTGAtaagctatttttattttttatttttaacggATACAATATAGCCAAAAttgattaaagatgtttttGTTAGAAATTGCTAAATGTTGACTTCGATTTGGTAAAATTTGGAATTTTATATCAGTTTTGGGAATGATGAAACATCAGTACTTTTGCtatttgtttaatatatttttatagatcgTCCGACTGAAATTTCTAACATTATCAAAACTCTCTTAAAAAATGTTAAGATTGATTTagagaatgagataagatgataattttttaaataatagtaagatagtttgtgaataataatcagatagtttaagttaagtaatttttaaattttagaaaaaggaaaaaattgaataaaaaatattataaaaatataatttattaatattatttttgttcgaaaatttgaaaaagttgaaattattttttattttttatttcaaagtttgaaaaagttttaataattagtttgaaaattttatatttaaattatatttaaaaataagatgaaatgagatcagataaaaaaattttatctcatctgaagcccaaacaagcccttaaagAGTCAATCCAAAAGCTTTATGATTATTGAACAATTATTTGGCAAAATTCTTTTATCCCTTGAGATCGTAATAATATTATACGTTTagttactttttgtttttttatacgTTTAATTATGGTTGTTACAAAAACTCGATTACCGATCGGCCCAATAAAAGTCGTCAATCGTGACGTTCTCTATAAGTACAATTTGGGTCAGTCCAATGGCAAGAGTTAGACATTTAGAATACCAACCAAATGAGTCGAACAAGGTGCGCCCCCTTTATGttatacatacataatatatatattagaaaattctatataccataTTACCATCTCACTAAGTTagatatgacacatttatcattattaaataattatttattacatgtttctttattatctaatgATAATTAATGTGCTACATACtacttaatatgatcaaaatataaTGAGAGTGTAGtatatagcattattcatatatatatatatatatatatatatatgaaaagttcTACAAAGTACACCACCCGCGTCTCACTCTTAATCCACTATGATGAAGTAGTATATTGTCCATCAGActctgaatttctttttttaaaagaattaaataaagAGCCGATTCAAAAGTAATAGAAAGtaacacttttataaaaatagaatgaaaataagatagGAGTCTAGCAAGTAGCATTATAAATAACCTATTTGCACACATAATGCATATCTAGGAGCATGGGAGTTCAAATTGAGTAACCGGAGAGACAAGATAGGCAGTCAAACTTGAAAGAGAGAAGATAGAAGAAAGCCATGAAAACAAGGTGATGCTCGTGGCGGAATGTTGAACATGCAGGGTGGCTCCCCAGATTGACCTTGTGCCACCAACCCTCACGATGCTTGCTCATAGTCAACTTCAAACTTTTGAACCAAGCTACATAAACTGGTTTAACACTCTCCCAGCAGCCCATGTAGTTTGTTTGGATTCAGGTTTCTGAGCGATCAACCCCTGTGTCTTGTAAGaaaacacatacacacacacacacgtaaaTAATCTTAGCCAGATTTGGagattttctgttttttttctcttccttagTATTTACACATGATAATCTTATTATGGTTTCCCGGAGATCCAACCCTGCAGTGAGGACAAAGATGGCCAAAGTTTATACGTTTGAAGAGGTGGTGAAGCACAATAACAAAAACGACTGTTGGATTATCGTCTTTGGGAAGGTAAGCTACCTTCAAACTTCaaaggctttttttttaataggcaGTACTGCTGCATGTATGTATGGTTTTGAAATCTCAAGAGATTGAAAAACGTACGGTGTAAAAGTGTATGTAAAAGTGGGCAAAAGTGCAGTGCTCCTTGTTGCTTTAGTACTTGAAAAAACTTTTTCACTGGGGAAATTTCCGTTCACATCCTCAAACTACAAcgtattttgaattttcatcttcaaactttatattatttttatttctatccaGAGCGTTTTGAAAAATTTGGGGTGCAAATAGAGGAAACGTGGAAGTAAGTTTGAATGCAAATCGTTGGTGTTTATCATTACAGAAAATCTGATAgtttaggttgcgtttagatattgagttgaattgagctgagtatgaatagtagtaagttgagatagtgGAGTGAATTCTGTGGGCCCTACCTAAtataagtttagatgtgtttggttgttaaaataagtttagatgtatttatgagaagttgaaaaaggttgtagatctcatgtgtaaagaggtgttgagttaaaaaatgttatggatcccatatataaagaggttttgagttgagatgaatttagtgatttgagagttgggtatttggatgttagaggATGTCTAAATCTGAACTGTAGCAACGAAACGAGGTTGCAATGAGATCATTTGAACTGAAAAGAATTGTTTGGATCGGGGGTCAGATAAGTAGGACATGTCTGGATGTTGTTGGGGGTATGTTGTTAAGGTCTGACATTTGAAAAACATTGATGATTTTGGTGGCTGCTAATACGTTTGAATGCAATCTCAGGTGTACGATGTCACCCAATTTCTTCATGAACATCCGGGCGGTGATGAAGTTTTGGTATCAGCCACAGGTAAAGCAATCTCTTCTTTCGCGTTTAATACTTACCGAGAACTAAACGACAAATCTAAATTATTGCAGAAAAGGATGCAACAGACGAGTTTGAATTTGAAGGCCACAGTAACTCTGCAAAAAATATGATGAGCAAGTATTATATTGGTGATATTGATAGACCTGTTGTTCCTGTGAAACACGTACAGAATCCAACTCAACTACAAAACCAATCTTCAGGAGTTGCGATGAAAATCTTCCAATTTCTGGTGCCCTTGTTGATCTTGGGCCTAGCATTGGGCCTGCGCTACTACGGCAAAAAGGGGTAGTTCAAGTGTTCCACTACATGAAATTTAAGGCTGAGCCTAAAGATTTAAGACAAAGTACATTTTCCTTTCCCGCAGCCCATTTCCCTTCTGCTTctgtttctcttgttttcctTGGCATTTTCACATTGTacgagaaaagggaaaaaagccAAACAAAAGCGTAAAGCTTGCAATATTTTGAGCTCTGAGTAAACATGTATGTATATGCATTCTAGGAACAATTATTGTGTTCATTCCGAATTTCTATTAATAATGATCTTGAAGTTgtttctttatctttctttgCATTGTTTAGTTGCTTGCTATTCACCTGATCAAAAGTTTAGTTGGATCTTTTGCATTTGATACTATCCTCCTCGGTCCGTTAAGTTTTTCCTATGGGTCTCGAGTGTTTGGAATAAAGTTGTAAATAATTATGGGGTGCAAGGTCCTTGGGCCCCTTGGGAAGAGTTTCTTGCAAGTACATATTAGATTATTCAAGAGGGATTGTGCATATTGCAAGTCCCTGGCACTACGCACTGTGCACATACACAGGCGGGCAAGCAAGTGCACAGTGCCATGCACGTCCCGCGTGCACAGTGCACACAACAAGTGCACGTCATCGTGCACATGGGAGAACCGTGGCGGCCAGCCGCTCACCTAGGTGGGAGATAGGTGGTTGCCGACATTTTCTACTGTGGTTGTGGTTGTCCCTTACAATGAAGGTCGTGCATGGTGGGCAACGGACGCATGCTGTCACCCAAAGGG encodes the following:
- the LOC121244529 gene encoding protein TILLER ANGLE CONTROL 1-like, translated to MKIFNWVHKRFHHTVLKDGLAGNVKTTELATKNTDKQALLKQVALVEVLDGWRDGILTIGTLGFDPLKPFNQRNEYLVLQSEEEDEQNEEGEYSSDGDDDNEENVEHEELNPLMSTTFGHSFEDFESNPDNGNLDGDDDVPLTPFMGSPGLNAELNRDGEQQKKKGERITLADLFMADADVEGEFDSGKVPNSGEKPVLKAKNGLSFAKKFIPRVKEDSRPIQNLQRLMKKMLKRKIHPDFDAKMQKSDCLKPGAIGPVPNVKHGDSEFITLLPTQGATVDL
- the LOC121247029 gene encoding cytochrome b5-like, which gives rise to MVSRRSNPAVRTKMAKVYTFEEVVKHNNKNDCWIIVFGKVYDVTQFLHEHPGGDEVLVSATEKDATDEFEFEGHSNSAKNMMSKYYIGDIDRPVVPVKHVQNPTQLQNQSSGVAMKIFQFLVPLLILGLALGLRYYGKKG